CCTGGGCCACCGGTACCGGGACCGGGGAGAGCTGGATCAGGCCGAGACGATGTACCGAAAGGGCTTGCAAACCGCAGAAGCGGCGGGCGCCCAGGTGAACGCGGGCCTGACGCACGGGAGCCTGGGCAACGTATACCGGCTCCGCGGCGATCTCGACCAGGCCGAGATCTCCCATCGCACGGCCTTGCAGATCTTCCAGACCCAGGGCGCCAGGATGGTCATGGCGTTGCCGTACCACGGCCTCGGGCTCGTATCGAAGGATCGCGGCGATCTCGACCAGGCCGAGTCGCTGTACCGCAAGGCGCTGGAGCTGTACCACGCCACCGGAAGCCCGGAAGGCATGGCGGAGATGTATCGCGGCCTCGGGGACGTTGCTCTCGCTCGGCGCGACCCCGGGCAGGCGGAGGCATTGCAGCGCCGGTCGCTGGAGATCCTGGAGCGCCTGGGTTTCAAGGCAGGCCTGGCCGATACCCAGCGGAGCCTCGGCGATGTCTATCGGGCTCGCGGCGATCTTGCCGAGGCCGATCGCCTCTACCGTCAAGCGCTCGCGACCCATGAGGCGCTGGGCCACACGTACGAGCAGGCCATCGATACCGTCGACCTCGCGCAGGTTCACAGCGCGCGCGGCCAGCTGGACGAGGCCGAGGCGCTGTACCGCCGGGCCCTCCTTCTGTTTCAAGAGATGAAGGCACGCCCGAAGATCGTCTCGGTGCAGGCCCTGCTGGACGGCATGTCGAAGCAGCGAGCGGCGACCGGCCGCTCCGGAGCGACGAAGTAGGGCCGAGGGCGCGGGCCGGTCAGTCCCTCCGGCTCGGGCGCGCCGGCCGCCGCGACTGGCTTCGGCCAGTCCCGGCCGAACGGCGAGAGCGGGCTCTCGGCGGCCGGGTACCCTCGCGAGACGCGGCGTCCAGCTCGATCCCGAACACCGACGAGAGCTGATCGGAGGCGATGGAGCGTCGGCCGCTCTTCCCGGACGACTCCGTCGTGAGGCGCTCGGTCGCATGCGTCACGAGGTCGGTGGCAGTCACCCGGCGCAGACGGAAGAGCAGCTCCGGATCTTCGTCCAGGCGAATGCCCACCCCGTAGAGCGTGGCCCCGACGTGCTTGCAGAGCCAGCCGCCACCCGAGCCGTCCGGGCACGTGCAGCGATAGGAGATCTCCGCCGGCACCGGGAACAGCCCCGTCCCCTGGTGGCACACGTGGGCCATCACTCCCTCGTCGAAGCGCCCGGCGAGCAGCTCGACGACGGACTCGATCCTACCCGCCGCGCCCTTCACCAGCGCCTTCCAGCGCGAGGCGGGCATGGGCTTGATCGCCACGCGGATCTCGTAGACGTCCGATCCGCTCACGAGCGCGACGACGGCGCCCGACTGGATCTGCAGATCGATGACGAGCCCGTTCCGCAGGTAGCGCCGCCCGCGCTCGAGCCGGTTGGCCAGCGTGGCATACGCGGCGAGGTTGTCGCACCAGGCGCGTCCCCAGAAGGTGCGGGCGAGCACGCGGCTCCGGGTCTTCGGGACCACCGGCGCGAGCCTCCGTCCCTCCCGTCGCAGCTCGGCCGCGTGCCGTTCGCCGACGAGCCGGCGGTCGGCGATGGACACGTAGCTCGGCCACCGCGACCAGCCCGTGAACGAGGACTCGGCCGCCTTCGCGCGCCACCGGTCGAACGCCGCCTTCGGGTCGCGCGCCATCACGTCTCGAGCGCGCTCTTCCAGTCGAGGGCCACGACGCGGAGCAGCTCGGCGTCGCTCAGCTCGGTCAGGATCGCCACGCCGTCGGCCTCGAGCACCTGGCGCGCCAGGCGCTGCTTCTCGCCGATCATGGCGTCGATCCGCTCCTCGACCGTGCCGCGACAGAGGAACTTGTGCACGAGCACATTGCGCTTCTGCCCGATACGGAACGCGCGGTCGGTGGCCTGGTCCTCCACCGCGGGGTTCCACCAGCGGTCGAAGTGGATCACGTGGGACGCCGCGGTCAGGTTCAGGCCGGTGCCGCCCACCTTCAGCGAGAGAACGAAGAACGGCGCGCTCGCGTCGTCCTGGAAGCGCTCCACCAGCTCCCGGCGCTCACGCACCGGCGTCGATCCGTGCATGACCAGACCGGGCCGTCCGAACACGCCCTCGAGGAAGCGGGCCAACGGCTCGGCCATCTCCCGGAACTGGGTGAAGACCAGCGCCTTCTCCTGCTTGTCGGCGACGACCTCGGCCAGCTCGCGGAGCCGCCCGAACTTGCCGCTCGACTCGGGTGCCCACGCACCGTCCTTGAGCCAGTGCGACGGGTGATTGCAGATCTGCTTGAGCCGCATGAGGGACGCGAGGATCGCGCCCCGGCGCTCGATCCCCGCGACGCGCTCGAGCGTTGCGGCGAGATGCCGCACCGACTGCTGGTAGAGCACGGCCTGGAGCTTCGTCAGCCCACAGTAGGCGCGCATCTCCGTCTTTTCCGGCAGGTCGGCGATGATCTGCCGATCGGTCTTGAGCCGCCTCAGGATGTACGGTCT
This sequence is a window from Candidatus Methylomirabilota bacterium. Protein-coding genes within it:
- a CDS encoding SWIM zinc finger family protein, which codes for MARDPKAAFDRWRAKAAESSFTGWSRWPSYVSIADRRLVGERHAAELRREGRRLAPVVPKTRSRVLARTFWGRAWCDNLAAYATLANRLERGRRYLRNGLVIDLQIQSGAVVALVSGSDVYEIRVAIKPMPASRWKALVKGAAGRIESVVELLAGRFDEGVMAHVCHQGTGLFPVPAEISYRCTCPDGSGGGWLCKHVGATLYGVGIRLDEDPELLFRLRRVTATDLVTHATERLTTESSGKSGRRSIASDQLSSVFGIELDAASREGTRPPRARSRRSAGTGRSQSRRPARPSRRD